In a single window of the Kwoniella shandongensis chromosome 5, complete sequence genome:
- a CDS encoding branchpoint-bridging protein: MWRPAARTTGTNDVPIGNKRRFGLPEEAPPPSGPPSHAPRPPASDMQFFNGRREPEREDYGRRDDRDDRRRDDYRRDDRDAGRDRYEDRGRDDERDRGRDRESRDRDAGGEEGPRKRRSRWGDASARVDVPGLPVTVMGNVSQHELDNYAIHVRLEEINRKLRTGDVVPPDGQRSPSPPPQYDAYGRRSNTREIRYRKKLEDERARLVDRAMKSDPNFRPPAEFQQQRRQGRPQEKVYIPVKEFPEINFFGLLVGPRGNSLKNMERQSGAKISIRGKGSVKEGKGRPGNFPSDEEDELHCLITSEDESKVRACVDLINKVIETAASTPEGQNDHKRNQLRELASLNGTLRDDENQLCQNCGEKGHRRWECPQQRVYSANVICRLCGGAGHMARDCRGRGDPNLAQNKQTAFDSEYSALMAELGEGGGASSGRPAAAIGAAPVPESRVPPWRLPENWQNTFRGPPNGGQGGFPPHQGYQQQQQGYNQNAGYGYGGGGGGGGGGGGGGGYQSGPPAGGADPYAAYYASMGQQAPQTA; encoded by the exons ATGTGGCGACCAGCAGCCAGAACAACGGGTACAAACGAT GTACCTATCGGTAACAAACGTCGATTCGGTCTTCCCGAAGAAGCACCTCCCCCTTCTGGACCCCCTTCGCATGCACCCCGACCACCCGCTTCGGACATGCAGTTCTTCAACGGTCGACGAGAGCCCGAGAGAGAAGATTATGGACGACGGGATGACAGAGATGACAGGCGAAGGGACGATTACCGCCGAGATGACAGGGATGCTGGCAGGGACAGATACGAGgacagaggacgagatgacgaAAGAGACAGAGGAAGGGACCGTGAAAGTAGAGATAGGGATGccggtggtgaag AAGGACCACGAAAACGTCGTTCGCGATGGGGTGACGCTTCTGCCCGTGTCGACGTGCCCGGTCTTCCCGTTACCGTGATGGGAAACGTATCTCAACACGAACTTGATAACTATGCCATCCACGTTCGACTGGAAGAAATCAACCGAAAGCTTCGAACAGGCGACGTTGTTCCTCCAGACGGACAAcgatccccttctcctccccctcAATATGACGCCTACGGTCGACGAAGCAACACCCGTGAGATCCGATACCGAAAGAAGCTTGAAGATGAGCGAGCACGACTTGTCGACCGAGCTATGAAATCCGACCCCAACTTCCGACCCCCTGCCGAATTCCAACAACAGCGAAGACAGGGTCGACCTCAAGAAAAGGTCTATATCCCAGTCAAGGAGTTCCCCGAGATCAACTTCTTCGGTCTGCTTGTCGGACCTCGTGGTAATTCGTTGAAGAACATGGAGAGACAGAGTGGTGCGAAGATCAGTATTAGAGGAAAGGGTAGTGTtaaggaaggaaaaggtcGACCTGGAAATTTCCCcagtgacgaggaggacgagctgCATTGTCTTATCACGTCCGAGGATGAGAGCAAGGTCAGAGCGTGtgtcgacttgatcaacaagGTTATCGAGACGGCCGCCTCAACCCCCGAAGGTCAGAACGACCACAAGCGAAACCAGCTTCGAGAATTGGCTTCGCTCAACGGTACACttcgtgatgatgagaatCAGCTGTGTCAGAACTGTGGTGAGAAGGGTCATCGACGATGGGAGTGTCCCCAACAGCGAGTGTACAGCGCGAATGTCATCTGTCGACTTTGTGGTGGAGCCGGCCACATGGCGCGAGActgtcgaggacgaggtgatccCAACCTGGCGCAGAACAAACAAACTGCTTTCGACTCGGAATACTCTGCGCTCATGGCGGAATTGGGCGAAGGTGGTGGCGCTTCATCCGGTCGACCAGCGGCTGCTATTGGAGCTGCACCCGTTCCAGAGTCCCGTGTGCCTCCTTGGCGATTGCCCGAAAACTGGCAGAACA CTTTCCGAGGCCCTCCCAatggtggtcaaggtggttTCCCACCTCATCAGGGCtaccaacaacagcaacagggCTACAATCAAAACGCCGGCTACGGTtacggtggtggcggcggcggcggcggcggcggcggcggaggcggtggtTACCAGAGCGGTCCACCTGCAGGCGGTGCTGATCCTTATGCTGC TTACTACGCCTCAATGGGCCAACAAGCCCCTCAGACCGCCTAA
- a CDS encoding pre-mRNA-splicing factor SLU7: MLQPNGAPQGGKLSREEFRRQKDLEAARKAGTAPAAVDEEGNAINPHIPEYITRAPWYADSGKPSLSHQRRPNDGTTTHLGIDEWYDRGAKAGPAAKKYRKGACENCGAMTHKKKDCVERPRKRGAKFSNKDIAPDEVVQNFEGDYDAKRDRWNGYDPTSYKHIVDEYEAMEEARKKMREEEIDKQTSTDMAAVKKVAKKEKEEDDDFGSSDEEDDDEDKYADAADQVGQKLDTKTRITVRNLRIREDTAKYLLNLDEGSAYYDPKTRSMRDAPVQGMAPEDMKFAGDNFERFSGDASNIQKLQLFAWQSSQRGNNVNILANPTAGELLHKEFQKKKEVLKDTSKVSILAKYGGEEHLERLPRELLNGQTEDYVEYSRSGQVVKGREKAKARSKYEEDIFVNNHTCVWGSYYDIETSQWGYGCCHSILSGSYCTGEAGKSANNASSVSALLSTADDRRRIEEAAEAERKTLAEQHLEDIAAGKISKKGKERERELPTYGKRAEDGDEIDLDKSRLKKALEEEKKRKKMGEDEAWQQSKKSKTTDVSQEELEAYRLSRSAFDDPMANYKDPEE, from the exons ATGCTTCAGCCAAACG GCGCACCACAAGGCGGAAAGCTCTCACGTGAAGAGTTCCGACGTCAAAAGGATCTCGAGGCGGCTCGTAAAGCTGGTACTGCACCTGCTGccgttgatgaagaaggaaacGCCATCAATCCGCATATCCCCGAATACATCACTCGAGCACCTTGGTATGCCGATTCTGGAAAACCTTCACTATCGCATCAACGTCGACCTAACGACGGGACCACTACTCATCTCGGGATTGATGAATGGTATGATCGAGGTGCGAAAGCCGGTCCTGCAGCAAAGAAATATCGAAAAGGTGCTTGTGAGAATTGTGGTGCTATGACacacaagaagaaggactgTGTTGAACgaccgaggaagagaggtgcaAAGTTCTCAAACAAGGACATCGCTCCGGACGAGGTGGTCCAGAACTTTGAGGGAGATTACGATGCCAAGCGAGATAGATGGAATGGATACGACCCGACCTCGTACAAACACATCGTGGACGAATACGaagcgatggaagaagcgagaaagaagatgagggaggaggagattgataaGCAGACATCAACGGATATGGCTGCGGTGAAAAAGGTCgcgaagaaagagaaagaggaggatgatgatttCGGTTCcagcgacgaggaagacgacgacgaggacaaaTATGCGGATGCCGCCGATCAGGTTGGTCAGAAGTTGGATACGAAGACGAGAATCACGGTTAGAAACTTGCGTATTCGAGAAGACACGGCGAAATACTTGCTCAACCTGGACGAAGGCTCGGCTTACTACGATCCCAAGACGAGATCTATGCGAGATGCTCCTGTCCAAGGCATGGCTCcagaggat ATGAAGTTCGCGGGGGACAACTTTGAACGATTCTCAGGAGACGCTTCGAACATCCAAAAACTCCAACTTTTCGCCTGGCAATCCTCGCAGAGGGGAAACAACGTCAACATTCTTGCCAACCCCACGGCGGGAGAATTGCTTCACAAAGAGTTTCAGAAGAAAAAGGAGGTGCTCAAGGATACGAGCAAGGTGTCGATCTTGGCGAAATATGGAGGTGAAGAGCATCTGGAAAGATTGCCAAGAGAGTTGCTGAATGGTCAAACGGAGGACT ACGTCGAATACTCGAGATCTGGTCAAGTCGTCAAAGGTCGTGAGAAGGCCAAGGCTCGATCAAAGTACGAGGAAGATA TCTTCGTCAACAACCATACGTGTGTCTGGGGATCATACTACGATATTGAGACATCACAGTGGGGATATGGTTGTTGTCATTCCATCCTCTCCGGATCATATTGTACCGGTGAAGCTGGTAAATCAGCCAACAACGCCTCTTCTGTCTCAGCTCTATTGTCTACAGCAGATGATCGCCGTCGAATCGAAGAGGCTGCCgaagcggaaaggaagacATTGGCAGAACAACATCTGGAAGATATCGCCGCCGGAAAAATCAGTAAAAaaggcaaggagagagaaagagaattGCCGACATATGGGAAGAGAgcggaagatggggatgagatTGATCTGGATAAGAGcaggttgaagaaggctttggaggaggaaaagaagagaaagaagatgggtgaagatgaagctTGGCAACAGAGTAAGAAGAGCAAAACGACAGATGTTAGTCAGGAAGAATTGG AGGCATACAGATTATCGAGATCAGCCTTCGACGATCCAATGGCCAACTACAAGGACCCAGAGGAGTAG